The following proteins are encoded in a genomic region of Chroogloeocystis siderophila 5.2 s.c.1:
- a CDS encoding cysteine synthase A, with protein sequence MDIKNGFVGTVGNTPLIRLKHFSEETGCEILGKAEFLNPGGSVKDRAALYIIKDAEEKGLLKPGGTVVEGTAGNTGIGLAHICNAKGYKCLIVIPETQSQEKIDALRTLGAEVRPVPAVPYKDPNNYVKLSGRIASEMENAIWANQFDNLANRQAHYETTGLEIWQQTDGQVDAWITSTGTGGTLAGVAMFLKEKNPAIKTVLADPMGSALYSYIKTGETKSEGSSITEGIGNSRVTANMEGAPIDDAIRIEDPECIRVVYRLLREEGIFVGGSSGINVAAAVALAKQMGPGHTIVTILCDSGGRYQSRLFNQEWLAAKGLLPD encoded by the coding sequence GTGGATATCAAGAATGGTTTTGTAGGTACTGTTGGTAACACGCCACTGATTAGATTAAAACACTTCAGTGAAGAAACAGGATGTGAAATTCTTGGTAAAGCGGAGTTTCTCAATCCTGGTGGTTCCGTAAAAGATCGGGCAGCACTTTACATTATCAAAGATGCTGAAGAAAAAGGACTACTCAAACCAGGTGGTACTGTTGTAGAAGGAACTGCGGGCAATACGGGTATAGGTTTAGCGCATATCTGCAACGCCAAAGGCTACAAGTGTCTCATCGTGATTCCGGAAACTCAGTCGCAAGAGAAAATAGATGCATTGAGAACCTTAGGCGCAGAAGTTCGCCCAGTTCCTGCTGTGCCCTACAAAGACCCTAACAACTACGTCAAACTCTCTGGAAGAATTGCCTCAGAGATGGAAAACGCCATCTGGGCTAATCAGTTCGATAATCTCGCTAACCGTCAAGCGCATTACGAAACAACTGGATTAGAAATTTGGCAGCAAACGGATGGTCAAGTTGATGCGTGGATAACGTCTACGGGAACAGGGGGAACGCTTGCGGGTGTAGCCATGTTTCTCAAAGAAAAAAATCCAGCAATCAAAACCGTCTTAGCTGACCCTATGGGAAGTGCGCTCTACAGTTATATTAAAACTGGTGAAACTAAAAGCGAAGGTAGTTCGATCACCGAAGGCATTGGCAATAGCCGCGTGACTGCAAATATGGAAGGCGCGCCAATTGACGACGCCATCAGAATCGAAGATCCTGAGTGTATCCGCGTTGTTTATCGACTCCTACGCGAGGAAGGAATTTTTGTCGGTGGTTCTTCTGGAATTAATGTTGCAGCAGCCGTTGCACTTGCAAAACAAATGGGTCCAGGACACACGATAGTCACAATTCTTTGTGATAGCGGTGGACGTTATCAGTCACGACTTTTTAATCAGGAGTGGTTAGCCGCCAAAGGGCTATTGCCTGATTAA
- a CDS encoding YgfZ/GcvT domain-containing protein: MQQLRNMQANTRASFSDDATALQASQQKAVLYDRSHWGRIEVSDGDRLRFLHNQSTNDFEQLKPGQGCDTVFVTSTARTIDLATAYVTEDAVLLLVSPNRREFLIEWLDRYIFFADRVQLKDVTPETAAFSLIGPESDAVVQQLGIGTIINQPYGHHTVVQLGESEVRIAVGSGLALPGYTLIVPVAAAATVWNNIVQAGVERISDRVWEQLRILQGRPVPECELTDDYNPLEAGLWKAISFNKGCYIGQETIARLNTYQGVKQKLWGIRLEFLVEPGSAIAVADEKVGKLTSCIETAQGYFGLGYIRTKAGGVGLKVKVGESEGEVIDVPFLTHEYYRGE; encoded by the coding sequence ATGCAGCAACTGCGAAATATGCAAGCAAATACGAGAGCAAGTTTTAGCGATGATGCGACTGCGCTTCAAGCATCTCAACAGAAAGCTGTTTTATATGATCGCTCACACTGGGGAAGAATTGAAGTAAGTGACGGCGATCGCTTGCGGTTTTTACATAACCAAAGCACGAATGATTTTGAGCAACTTAAACCAGGACAAGGCTGCGATACTGTATTTGTCACATCTACCGCCCGTACAATTGATTTAGCTACGGCGTATGTCACTGAAGATGCTGTTCTCTTACTCGTTTCACCAAATCGCCGCGAGTTTCTCATAGAATGGCTAGACCGCTATATCTTTTTTGCCGATCGAGTCCAGCTAAAAGATGTGACACCTGAGACTGCGGCATTTAGTTTAATTGGACCTGAGAGCGATGCCGTTGTACAGCAGTTAGGGATCGGTACAATTATCAATCAGCCGTATGGACATCATACAGTAGTTCAGCTAGGAGAAAGTGAGGTACGTATCGCGGTAGGTAGTGGTTTGGCGTTACCTGGATACACGCTGATTGTTCCTGTTGCAGCAGCCGCAACAGTATGGAATAACATTGTGCAAGCTGGAGTGGAACGCATAAGCGATCGCGTGTGGGAACAGCTACGGATTCTTCAAGGTCGTCCTGTACCAGAATGTGAATTGACCGACGACTATAATCCTCTAGAAGCAGGTTTGTGGAAGGCGATTTCTTTTAATAAGGGATGTTACATTGGACAAGAAACGATCGCCCGCTTAAATACATATCAAGGAGTCAAGCAAAAACTTTGGGGCATCCGCCTCGAATTCTTGGTTGAACCTGGAAGCGCGATCGCGGTTGCAGATGAAAAGGTTGGTAAACTTACCAGTTGTATAGAAACTGCGCAAGGTTATTTTGGACTTGGTTACATCCGCACTAAAGCTGGTGGAGTCGGTTTAAAAGTAAAAGTGGGAGAAAGTGAGGGAGAAGTGATTGATGTTCCCTTTCTTACCCATGAATACTATCGAGGTGAATAA
- a CDS encoding NAD(P)H-quinone oxidoreductase subunit N, whose amino-acid sequence MALIVIGNKFIKDLEKSGALGVYVPLEGGFEGRYQRRLRAAGYTTLHITARSLGDVAAYLTKVHGVRPPHLGKKSVGKGAAVGNIYYAPPIVSYHLQQLPPKSKGLVLWMIEGHILSNQEIEYLAKLPSLEPRVKVVLERGGDRYFRWTPLQDTLPTSYQSA is encoded by the coding sequence ATGGCACTCATTGTTATCGGCAATAAATTTATTAAAGACTTAGAAAAGTCGGGCGCTCTTGGTGTTTATGTACCGCTTGAGGGAGGCTTTGAAGGTCGCTATCAACGCCGACTACGGGCAGCAGGATATACTACATTGCATATTACGGCGCGGTCTTTGGGTGATGTTGCTGCCTATTTGACCAAAGTCCACGGAGTTAGACCGCCGCATCTTGGTAAAAAAAGTGTTGGTAAGGGTGCTGCGGTAGGAAACATTTACTATGCACCTCCAATAGTTAGTTATCATTTGCAACAACTACCGCCGAAGTCAAAAGGCTTAGTGCTGTGGATGATTGAGGGACATATACTGTCTAATCAGGAAATTGAGTACTTAGCGAAATTACCAAGTTTGGAGCCACGGGTAAAAGTTGTACTTGAGCGGGGTGGTGATCGCTATTTCCGGTGGACGCCTTTACAAGATACGTTACCAACGAGCTATCAAAGCGCTTGA
- a CDS encoding Calvin cycle protein CP12 translates to MSNIQEQIEQEREQARAVCDTAGAESGECAAAWDAVEELQAEASHQKQMKPKNSLEQYCDENPEAAECRIYDE, encoded by the coding sequence ATGAGCAACATCCAAGAACAAATTGAACAAGAACGTGAACAGGCACGTGCTGTCTGTGATACTGCTGGTGCTGAATCTGGTGAATGTGCCGCAGCTTGGGACGCTGTAGAAGAACTACAAGCAGAAGCATCCCATCAAAAGCAAATGAAACCCAAAAACTCTCTAGAGCAATACTGCGACGAAAATCCAGAAGCTGCTGAATGCCGTATTTACGATGAATAA
- a CDS encoding peroxiredoxin, translating into MALRLGDTVPNFKQASTAGEIDFYEWAGDSWVILFSHPKDFTPVCTTELGEVARLKPEFDKRNVKVLALSVDDVDSHKGWVEDIEETQNVGLNYPILADPDKKVSNLYDMIHPNANDTLTVRSVFIIDPNKKLRLNFTYPASTGRNFDEILRVIDSLQLTDNYSVATPANWKDGDDCVIVPSIKDPEEIKQKFPKGHTELKPYLRMTPQPNK; encoded by the coding sequence ATGGCTCTTCGACTAGGTGACACAGTACCAAACTTTAAACAAGCCTCTACCGCAGGCGAAATCGATTTTTACGAGTGGGCTGGCGATAGCTGGGTTATTTTATTTTCCCACCCCAAAGACTTTACCCCAGTTTGCACGACCGAACTTGGTGAAGTTGCCCGCCTCAAGCCCGAATTTGACAAGCGTAACGTCAAAGTACTCGCGCTGAGTGTTGATGACGTAGATTCGCATAAAGGCTGGGTTGAAGATATTGAAGAAACCCAAAACGTCGGTCTTAATTATCCGATCTTGGCAGATCCTGACAAAAAGGTTTCCAATCTTTATGACATGATTCACCCCAATGCCAATGACACGCTAACAGTCCGCTCAGTCTTCATTATCGACCCAAACAAAAAACTGCGTCTCAACTTCACTTATCCTGCTAGCACTGGACGCAATTTTGATGAAATCTTGCGCGTTATCGATTCGTTGCAACTTACCGATAACTACAGCGTAGCGACTCCAGCAAACTGGAAAGATGGCGATGACTGCGTGATTGTTCCTTCGATCAAAGATCCTGAAGAAATCAAGCAGAAATTCCCCAAAGGTCATACTGAACTCAAGCCCTACTTGCGGATGACTCCCCAACCGAATAAGTAA
- a CDS encoding SAM hydrolase/SAM-dependent halogenase family protein, whose translation MLISLIADYGNGDPAFAEVTQRLLLALPKAQVSLLSVPPFSTLATGFWVAQLGLNPGPQERLIYHNCAPRQDKSEPRLDNEGEGLTYALLTNGVKVVGVNAGHTLSFIKNHSQVVQIVKVSRGGSQFRSRDVFPQAAAAIAQDDFSLLGDEISSEQIPDAPSDRVAWIDGYGNIKTTIPAHSVNLNPEDKVIIRVGDVVSDAVYSDGSFRVPEGTLAFAPGSSGWQGNDGKPVRWMELFLRGGNAWERFGRPKVNQVVARLS comes from the coding sequence ATGCTCATTAGCTTAATTGCAGACTACGGAAACGGCGATCCAGCTTTTGCAGAAGTTACTCAACGTTTATTATTGGCTTTACCCAAGGCTCAAGTTAGCTTGTTGTCGGTTCCTCCCTTTAGCACTTTAGCTACTGGGTTTTGGGTAGCGCAACTTGGTCTTAATCCTGGTCCCCAAGAACGTTTAATATATCACAATTGCGCACCTCGTCAAGACAAGTCTGAACCAAGACTAGATAATGAAGGAGAGGGGTTAACTTATGCCTTACTAACCAATGGGGTGAAAGTTGTAGGTGTAAATGCTGGACATACACTCTCTTTTATCAAAAACCACTCACAAGTTGTTCAAATAGTCAAGGTATCGCGCGGCGGATCGCAGTTTCGTTCACGGGATGTATTTCCGCAAGCAGCGGCAGCGATCGCCCAAGATGATTTCAGCCTTTTGGGCGATGAGATAAGTTCTGAGCAAATTCCCGATGCACCAAGCGATCGCGTAGCGTGGATTGATGGATACGGTAATATTAAAACTACCATTCCTGCGCATAGTGTCAATCTCAATCCTGAAGATAAAGTCATCATTCGCGTTGGTGATGTTGTGAGTGACGCGGTCTATTCTGATGGCAGTTTTAGAGTTCCTGAAGGTACTTTAGCTTTTGCACCAGGGAGTTCTGGCTGGCAAGGAAATGACGGTAAGCCAGTACGATGGATGGAGTTATTCTTACGCGGTGGGAATGCGTGGGAACGTTTTGGTAGACCAAAAGTAAATCAAGTTGTGGCTCGGTTGAGTTAG
- a CDS encoding Uma2 family endonuclease, which yields MVQTPKKALTLEEFLKLPETEPASEYIDGQIVQKPMPQGEHSAIQTELSAAINAALKPQRVARAFCELRCTFGDRSIVPNIAVFTWSRIPRQEDGGVANVFAIAPDWVIEILSPDQSQTKLTKNILHCLKHNTQMGWLIDPQERSVFVYRSDQPTDVFDKPEIYLPMPAFAQDFSLSVKALFDWLLE from the coding sequence ATGGTACAAACACCAAAGAAGGCTTTGACGCTAGAAGAGTTTCTTAAACTGCCAGAAACAGAACCCGCTAGCGAATACATTGACGGGCAGATCGTTCAAAAACCAATGCCGCAAGGGGAACATAGCGCGATTCAAACCGAGTTATCAGCAGCAATTAATGCTGCACTTAAACCACAACGAGTTGCTAGAGCATTTTGTGAACTGCGCTGTACGTTCGGCGATCGCTCGATTGTTCCAAATATTGCCGTGTTCACTTGGAGTCGAATTCCGCGCCAGGAAGATGGTGGAGTTGCTAATGTGTTTGCGATCGCACCTGATTGGGTAATTGAAATTCTCTCACCTGACCAAAGTCAAACGAAACTCACAAAGAATATTTTGCACTGTCTAAAACACAACACGCAGATGGGTTGGTTAATCGATCCTCAAGAGCGATCAGTGTTTGTTTATCGATCAGATCAGCCAACAGATGTGTTTGATAAACCAGAGATTTATCTACCTATGCCAGCATTTGCCCAAGATTTTAGTTTATCGGTGAAAGCATTGTTTGATTGGTTACTAGAGTAA
- the glmM gene encoding phosphoglucosamine mutase — translation MVSSPVGIQSTASIESTQVISLPKTTEYQAAIAVPNSPLFGTDGIRGRVGELLTASLALQVGFWAGVVLRQNSRELGPIIVGQDSRNSSDMLAMAVASGLASSGLEVWHLGLCPTPCVAYLTSITNAIGGVMISASHNPPADNGIKFFGSDGAKLPQAWQAEIEAGVRSQTNFCISQNAWGRSYLRSDLVQDYTESLKKPLLRNRDFAGMRIVLDLAWGAAVDLAPAVFRDMGAEVICLHDRANGDRINVDCGSTCLTSLQAAVQEHRATLGFAFDGDADRVLAVDDKGRPVDGDYILYLWGQALQTQQQLPDNLIVSTVMANLGFERAWEKIGGKMIRTPVGDQYVQAEMARTGGMLGGEQSGHILCRHYGITGDGLLTALHIAALVQYAKVPLSEMVNQSFTTYPQLLRNVRVENRDRRMNWNQCAPIQTAIAQAEAAMGDQGRILVRASGTEPVIRVMVEAASADLTRYWTDNLVLAVQQHLAY, via the coding sequence ATGGTATCGTCTCCCGTTGGCATTCAAAGTACGGCAAGCATTGAATCTACCCAGGTGATATCGCTGCCAAAAACAACAGAATATCAAGCCGCGATCGCAGTACCAAATTCTCCATTATTTGGTACTGATGGCATCCGAGGGCGTGTAGGAGAATTACTCACGGCGTCTTTAGCGTTGCAAGTAGGCTTCTGGGCTGGAGTGGTACTGCGCCAAAATTCGCGCGAACTAGGACCTATTATTGTCGGGCAAGATTCGCGTAATTCTAGTGATATGCTAGCGATGGCGGTTGCATCAGGTTTAGCGTCTTCTGGGTTAGAAGTGTGGCATCTCGGTTTATGTCCTACACCTTGCGTTGCCTACTTGACGAGTATCACCAATGCGATCGGCGGTGTGATGATTTCTGCCAGCCACAATCCACCAGCCGATAACGGTATCAAATTCTTTGGTTCAGATGGTGCTAAATTACCGCAAGCTTGGCAAGCTGAAATTGAAGCAGGCGTGCGCAGTCAGACAAACTTTTGTATTAGCCAAAATGCTTGGGGACGTTCGTATCTACGTTCCGACTTAGTACAAGATTATACTGAATCGCTCAAAAAACCTTTGCTACGCAATCGTGACTTTGCAGGAATGCGCATTGTGTTGGATTTAGCATGGGGTGCGGCTGTAGACTTAGCACCAGCGGTATTTCGGGATATGGGTGCTGAAGTCATTTGCCTACATGATCGCGCGAATGGCGATCGCATCAATGTGGACTGTGGTTCTACCTGCTTAACGTCCTTACAAGCTGCGGTACAAGAACATCGCGCAACTTTAGGTTTTGCGTTTGATGGGGATGCAGATCGAGTTCTCGCGGTCGATGACAAAGGTAGACCTGTTGATGGCGATTATATTCTTTACCTGTGGGGTCAAGCGTTACAAACCCAACAACAACTTCCAGACAACTTGATCGTTTCAACCGTAATGGCAAATCTTGGCTTTGAGCGTGCCTGGGAAAAAATTGGTGGTAAAATGATTCGTACGCCAGTAGGCGATCAATACGTGCAAGCAGAAATGGCTCGTACTGGTGGAATGCTCGGCGGTGAACAATCAGGTCACATTCTCTGTCGCCACTACGGCATTACAGGTGATGGATTACTAACAGCTTTGCATATTGCGGCGCTAGTACAATACGCCAAAGTACCATTATCAGAAATGGTAAATCAAAGCTTTACGACTTATCCTCAATTGTTACGAAATGTACGCGTCGAAAATCGTGATCGCCGTATGAACTGGAATCAATGCGCACCTATTCAAACAGCGATCGCGCAAGCCGAAGCCGCAATGGGAGATCAAGGAAGAATTCTTGTCCGCGCTTCTGGTACTGAACCTGTAATTCGCGTCATGGTGGAAGCCGCGAGTGCCGACCTTACGCGATATTGGACAGATAACTTAGTGCTCGCCGTTCAACAACACCTTGCTTACTAA
- a CDS encoding DUF3177 family protein: MQNEVWLRPLVWMDYRLAVLFTVIIPLILLIWAFVQKAEAIQRLLIIYWRVSSLLAISVYLLIAALPVGYISGTIARILIPIGLWFWIDLNEEIDDQFSGALKLTFNSWRWAMTVYSVLGAIASIPFLRCAFVSGASTNPFCTILREPPLLFREYFHPNSTPQFLGFLGIVGLIFYFICLGYFVLFKLGKQGRSALPQ, encoded by the coding sequence ATGCAAAATGAAGTTTGGCTACGTCCTCTCGTTTGGATGGACTACCGCTTAGCCGTATTATTTACAGTCATCATCCCCCTCATTCTGCTAATTTGGGCATTTGTTCAAAAAGCGGAAGCAATCCAACGTTTATTAATAATTTACTGGCGCGTATCAAGCTTGCTTGCGATCTCCGTTTACTTACTCATTGCCGCACTACCAGTAGGGTATATTTCAGGAACGATCGCGCGAATTTTAATTCCGATCGGGCTGTGGTTTTGGATTGATCTCAACGAAGAAATCGACGATCAATTTTCAGGCGCATTAAAACTCACGTTTAACTCGTGGCGCTGGGCTATGACAGTCTATAGTGTGTTAGGCGCGATCGCAAGCATCCCCTTCTTAAGATGTGCATTCGTTAGCGGCGCTTCCACTAATCCTTTTTGTACAATCCTGCGCGAACCACCCTTACTCTTTAGAGAATATTTCCACCCCAACTCTACACCTCAGTTCCTTGGCTTTTTAGGCATCGTTGGCTTGATTTTCTACTTTATCTGCCTCGGCTATTTTGTGCTGTTCAAACTAGGCAAGCAAGGACGTTCTGCGCTACCGCAATGA
- a CDS encoding NACHT domain-containing protein: protein MKTRSSRSLKATTEGIKRANKAILNFATKIELAVEIEVSRATVQNFFAGKPIDRENFHRICEKLGLPWQEIAELPENYLVSTKQETTFKSEVNTDNEIWRKIQADIQHKHGIIRALDMSYPRPLQEIYTNINVLKSISSRRWLEIEQLQQKYNLSDKKELELYNANKQQISGLQAVQNYSKLIILGKPGSGKTTFLKHLATECAFGKLHFQIPIFISLKNFAASAYTSSLITYINQELTNYDINTSIISQILNQGKALILLDGLDEVRQKEVHRVLQQINQLSTQYHSNQFIITCRIASLEYNLEHFTEVELADFNQSQIIEFVHKWFAGNQAKSNQFLLKLQQNSRLKELATNPLLLTLLCLVFAEAGDFPANRVKLYQEALSIFLKKWDAKRHVERDELYEYLSVQRKHDLLSHIARNTFERGEYFFKQQDLEQYINNYIAKLPDIGSHVNLPIDPEALLKAIEAQHGLLIERARGIYSFSHITFQEHFTAKNIVFNTEPQALTMALTQLVSRITDKRWHEVFILCAGMLPQADYLLLLAKKHIDDLLVNEPQLIQFLNWLSTKAQSVRGSCPSFIIRAFYLDLELARVCDTTAGRLDLASACHPEFARYLDDQLCLDLALDRVLTINSVLGTTKPYLIYHRVLDRAIIRASSTAPELTQVLKMLKQRATKCPQDDSKFVEWWKVFGQDEIKLLQSAVIEHRNFAHNWHFNPHQKNLLKQYYYANTLLLNCLKSKCRVSSEVRQEIENSLLLSSSELFQVAI from the coding sequence ATGAAAACACGATCGAGCCGCTCATTAAAAGCTACAACAGAAGGAATAAAAAGAGCAAATAAAGCGATATTGAATTTTGCTACAAAGATTGAACTAGCTGTAGAAATAGAAGTCTCACGTGCTACCGTACAAAATTTTTTTGCTGGTAAGCCAATCGATAGAGAAAACTTTCATAGAATCTGCGAAAAACTAGGATTACCTTGGCAAGAAATAGCAGAGTTGCCAGAAAATTACCTAGTCAGCACTAAGCAAGAAACAACGTTTAAGTCAGAAGTAAATACTGATAACGAAATATGGCGAAAGATCCAAGCTGATATTCAACACAAGCATGGCATAATTAGAGCTTTGGATATGTCCTACCCTCGACCATTACAAGAGATTTATACTAACATAAACGTTTTAAAAAGCATTAGTAGCCGTCGTTGGCTAGAAATTGAGCAGTTACAACAAAAATACAATTTATCAGACAAAAAAGAACTAGAATTATATAACGCTAATAAACAGCAGATTTCTGGATTGCAAGCTGTCCAGAATTATTCTAAGTTGATAATTTTAGGAAAACCTGGTTCAGGCAAAACAACTTTTCTTAAACATCTTGCTACAGAATGTGCTTTCGGAAAGTTACATTTCCAAATTCCTATTTTTATCAGTCTCAAAAATTTTGCAGCAAGCGCTTATACGTCTAGCTTAATTACGTATATTAATCAGGAACTTACTAATTATGATATCAATACCAGTATTATTTCTCAAATATTAAATCAAGGTAAAGCCTTAATTCTACTCGATGGACTTGATGAAGTACGCCAAAAAGAGGTTCATCGTGTATTACAGCAGATCAATCAACTCAGTACTCAATATCACAGCAATCAGTTTATTATTACTTGTCGTATAGCTTCGTTGGAATATAATCTAGAACACTTCACCGAAGTAGAACTTGCTGATTTTAACCAATCCCAAATCATTGAGTTTGTGCATAAATGGTTTGCAGGCAATCAAGCTAAAAGTAATCAGTTTCTTCTCAAGTTACAGCAAAATTCGCGGCTAAAAGAACTTGCAACAAATCCATTATTATTAACCTTACTTTGTTTAGTATTTGCAGAAGCGGGAGATTTCCCTGCAAATCGCGTCAAGCTGTATCAAGAAGCACTAAGTATTTTTCTTAAAAAATGGGACGCTAAACGCCATGTTGAGCGTGACGAACTTTATGAATATTTGTCAGTGCAGAGAAAACATGATTTATTAAGTCATATTGCACGTAATACATTTGAGCGTGGAGAATATTTCTTTAAACAGCAAGACTTAGAGCAATACATTAATAACTATATCGCCAAACTACCTGACATAGGTTCTCATGTAAATTTACCAATTGATCCTGAGGCTCTACTCAAAGCAATCGAAGCACAACATGGTTTACTCATAGAACGTGCTAGAGGAATTTATTCTTTTTCGCATATTACATTTCAGGAACATTTCACTGCAAAAAACATCGTTTTTAACACCGAACCTCAAGCTTTAACGATGGCTTTGACACAACTTGTCAGCCGTATCACTGATAAACGCTGGCACGAAGTCTTTATACTATGCGCGGGAATGCTCCCGCAAGCAGATTATTTATTATTGCTAGCAAAGAAACATATTGATGATTTATTGGTTAATGAACCTCAATTAATCCAGTTTCTTAACTGGCTAAGCACAAAAGCTCAAAGCGTGAGAGGTTCTTGTCCCTCGTTCATTATCAGAGCATTTTATCTTGACTTAGAACTTGCGCGAGTTTGTGATACCACAGCAGGAAGATTAGATTTGGCTAGCGCTTGTCATCCCGAATTTGCACGTTACCTTGACGATCAACTATGTCTCGATCTTGCTCTTGACCGCGTTCTTACAATTAATAGCGTATTAGGAACGACGAAGCCTTATTTAATTTATCATCGCGTGCTTGACCGAGCAATTATACGTGCGAGTAGCACTGCTCCTGAGTTAACGCAGGTGCTAAAAATGCTCAAACAACGTGCTACAAAATGTCCTCAGGATGACAGCAAGTTTGTCGAGTGGTGGAAAGTGTTTGGTCAGGACGAAATTAAACTTCTACAAAGTGCAGTAATTGAACATCGGAACTTTGCGCATAATTGGCACTTTAATCCTCACCAGAAAAATTTATTAAAGCAGTACTATTATGCCAATACATTGTTACTTAACTGTCTTAAATCTAAATGTCGAGTGTCTTCTGAAGTTCGACAAGAAATAGAAAATTCTCTGTTACTATCCTCATCAGAACTATTTCAGGTAGCAATTTAA
- a CDS encoding (2Fe-2S) ferredoxin domain-containing protein: MSDILPDKSPSSRCVMVCQNRTCRKQGAAKVLAAFQLHPVPKTTVVSSNCLGQCGNGPMVLVLPEQIWYSRVQPAEVPAVVERHLRGGCPVANMLYSPR, from the coding sequence ATGTCAGACATATTACCTGATAAGTCACCATCTTCAAGATGCGTTATGGTGTGTCAAAATCGCACTTGTCGCAAACAAGGCGCGGCAAAAGTGCTTGCTGCGTTTCAATTGCATCCAGTACCTAAAACTACAGTTGTGAGTAGCAACTGTCTAGGGCAATGCGGTAATGGACCGATGGTACTCGTCTTGCCTGAACAAATTTGGTACAGTCGCGTTCAACCTGCTGAAGTGCCAGCGGTAGTAGAAAGGCATCTTCGTGGTGGATGTCCGGTAGCAAATATGCTTTATTCACCTCGATAG